A stretch of DNA from Coregonus clupeaformis isolate EN_2021a unplaced genomic scaffold, ASM2061545v1 scaf0477, whole genome shotgun sequence:
AATAATGTGTTTACAATACTGTACAATACAGGATACTCCCTCCATCCAGCAAGCTGTTTCACACATAAATAATATGCTGCTGTACATCTAGATAAATATAGTGTAGGCCTATAACTATCTGTCCACTACCTGTAGAGGAGGGTCAAGAGGCACTCATTCTCTCACACAGCATGGTACCAAGTGTTCTATTTCAAAGGAGAGCAGCAAATGTGCCCATGGGTGTAATTATGTTTTCTACAACTACTACTATGTGTTTTACTTTCTGCCATTTTCTTTCACCCCGAACAGTAAAACAAAACAAGAcagaaaataaataatatttgtgATCTGAGGCCGTGATGATTGTAATGTAGTTTTTGTAATTCTGTGTGAGCATCATTCTAAACTCTGTCTTTGCCTCCAACTGCAACCTACTCTACTCTGACATTCACATACTGAGTCTACCCAGAGGagtgagagaaaagagaaagaaagaggagggagaaagaagaagagagagggactggCGAAAGAAAGGGATGCTCTGATTGACGATGATTTACCTTCGATCTGCACACTCTTTATCTCAGACAATAGACAGCCATCTACTCAAAGCACTAAtgcctctctatctatctatctctccctctctctatctctctccctctctctctcttactatctcgctctctctctatctctctatctctctctctcgctctctctccctcattctcttactatctctctctctcaattcaatttcaattcaatttaagggctttattgacatgggaaacatacgttaacattgccaaagcaagtgaagtagatagtaaaaaaaaggtgaaataaacaataaatattaacagtaaaaattacactcagaagttccaaaagaataaagacttttcaaatgtcatattatgtatatttacagtgttgtaacaatgtgcaaatagttaaagtacaaatgggaaaataaataaacataaatatgggttgtatttacaatggtgtttgttcttcactggttaccattttattgtggcaacaggtcacaaatcttgctgctgtgatggcacactgtggtatttcacccagtagagaagggagtttatcaaaattgggtttgttttcgagtTCTTTGTGGAtttctgtaatctgagggaaatatgtgtctctaatatggccaTGCATTTTGCAGGAGGTTAGAAAGTACAGCTcaatttccacctcattttgtgggcagtgtgcacatagcctgtcttctcttgagagccaggtctccctacagtggcctttctcaatagcaaggctatgctcactgagtctgtacatagtcaaagctttccttaattttgggtcagtcacaatggtcaggtattctgccactgtgtactcgctgtttagggccaaatagcattctagtttgctctgtttttttgttaattctttccaatgtgtcaagtaattctctttatGTTTATGTtacgataatagacagtactgtgcagctgtcttcatcgacctggccaaggctttcgactctgtcaaccaccgcattcttgttggcagactaaatagccttggtttctcaaatgactgcctcgcctggttcaccaactacttctcagatagagttcaatgtgtcaaatcggatggcctgttgtctggacctatggcagtctctatgggggtgccacagggttcaattattgggcagactcttttctccgtgtatatcaatgatgtcgctcttgctgttggtgactctcagatccacctctacgcagacgacaccattttgtatacatctggcccttcattggacactgtgttaacaaacctccaaacgagcttcaacgccatacaacactccttccgtagcctccaactgctcttaaacactagtaaaactaaatgcatgctcttcaactgaacgctgcttgcacccgcccacccgactagaatcactactctcggcgggtctgacctagagtatgtggacaactacaaatacctaggtgtctggttagactgtaaactctccttccagactcacattaagaatctccaatccaaagttaaatctagaatcggcttcctatttcgcaacaaagcctccttcactcatgctgccaaacatgcccttgtaaaactgactatcctaccgatccttgacttcggcgatgtcatttacaaaatagcctccaacactctactcagcaaattggatgtagtctatcacagtgccatccgttttgtctccaaagccccatacactacccaccactgtgacctgtacgctcttgttggctggtcctcactacatggtCGTTGTCAAactcactggctccaggccatctataaatcactgctaggccttatcttagctcattggtcaccatagcagcacccacccgtagtctgcgctccagcaggtatatctcaggtcatccccaaagccaacacctcctttggccgccattccttccagttctctgctgccaatgactggaacgaattgcaaaaatctctgaaacaggagactcttatctccctcactaactttaagcatcagttgtcagagcaccttaccgatcactgcacctctacacagcccatctgaaattagcccacccaactacctcatccctatattgttatttattttgctcttttgcaccccagtatctctatttgcacatcatctctatcattccagtgttaatactaattgtaattattttgcactatagcctatttattgccttacctccataacttgatacatttgtacacactgtatgtattttgttgtattttttgactttgtgttttttttaccccatatgtaactctgtgttgttgtttttatcgcactgctttgctttatcttggccaggtcgcagttgtaaatgagaacttgttctcaactggcttacctggttaaataaaggtggggaaaaaaaagaagttttctcatgatttggttgggtctaattgtgttgctgttctgAGGCACTGTGGGATCTGTttttgtttgtgaacagagccccaggaccagcttgcttaggggactcttctccaggttcatctctctgatggctttgttatggaaggttcgggaatcgcttccttttaggtggttgtagaatttaacggctcttttctggattttgataattagcgggtatcagcctaattctgctctacatgcattattttatgttttatgttgtacacagaggatatttttgcagaattctgcatgcagagtctcaatttggtgtttgttccaatttgtgaattattggttggtgagcggaccccagacctcacaaccataaagggcaatgggttctataactgattcaagtatttttagccagatcctaattggtatgtcgaattttatgttccttttgatggcatagaaggtccatcttgccttgtctctcagatcaggaagttacctgtggcgctgatgtttaggccaaggtatgtatatattttttgtgctctagggcaatggtgtctagatggaatttgtgaTCCTGGCAACTGgaacttttttggaacaccattatttttgtcttactgaggtttactgtcagggcccaggtctgacagaatctgtgcagaagagctaggtgctgctgtaagccctccttggttggggacagaagcaccagatcaacagcaaacagtagacatttgacttcagattcctctctctctctctctctctctctctctctctctctctctctctctctctctctctctctctctctctctctctctctctctctctctctctctctctctctctctctctctctctctctcttttcttcatgCCTCTCTTTATCAAACATCAGGCAGTGTATCACTATTCAGCTGACTCAGAGACATTGGAGAGACATTGGAGAGACCCGCCTCTGCACTCACAATGAGGCAAGGTTAATCATTACATTTTAAAGGGAGTTGAACTGAACTGAAAAACACTCTCAACTTAGAATGGCTGCAAGTTGTGAAGACAGTTTGGCAAGTATGTTATGACTTTAGGGTGCACAATGTGTTTTGTTTACTCTTTGTGAATGTAGAGAGTTATACACTGTTAGACCTTTGTCTATAGGCATAGCTTGATGAATGCAAATGTGTTTGCATTTAACACCCCCGTGTGGAGTGGTTGTTTTCATTTGGTGAGTCATGGAACTGGATAGACTTCATAACATCCCTACATGGTTGGAATAACTTTGACATTGTATGTTGCAGCCTTAATGGGTAGAAGGAGTAGAGAAATATAAAATACTACAAAAGGTGTAATTCCACGATACTTGATAAGTTATAAAAGCACCACATTCTCTGTGTTTTAGGCTAACCACAGGGTGTCACTAGAGATCTTTATAATTTAATgtagtgaagaaagtagaggaagatgggtcaagggggagggaccAGATAGGGTTAGATAGTGGAATAGGGTGATGGGTTTTTATTCAAGGTTAGATGGATGCCAACCGccattaaacctcatcgaagaagaagaagaagatgtcacaccctgatctttttcacctgtcttgtgcttgtctccaccctccaccaggtgactcccattTTCCCTGTGTATTTGTACCTGCGTTTTCCATTTGTCTGTTGCTAGTTCGTCTTGTTTTGTCAAGTCTTACCAGCGTGTTTCCCGTTTCTCCTGTTCTCTAGTTTTTGTTTTCTAGTCTTCccggttctgacctttctgccatcctgtacctgtctgacctggtttacgaacctctgcctgccctcgacCTGCCTTTTGCCTGCCCCTTTGTTATAATAAATATTCGGAGAATCTaactatccgcctcctgtgtctgcatctgggtcatatcctgagtcgtgatagaagatgaagaagaagaagaagaagggaaaGGAAGTCACTCAAATAAGAAGTAAACCAAAACAGCAGATGctagcaataaataaatattaaagCACTTCTAAGTAAATCAATTCAAAATAAAGCACACATGAGGGAAAAGGAAAAAGGACTAAATAGAACCATGTTTACAAGGTTGTATATGACATTGCGCATCAAAATTACTGGTGTACAACATGTTCATATCACAACGTGTTATAGGGAGTGGTTGTTAGTACCAAATATGCATAGTACAGTATAAGTCAACGTAATTAAAAAAATTAGTGATGAGATTAACGTGGCTCCAGCCTCTATCCCTACCCTGAGGTCTAAGGAACATGACATCTTAAATGTTGTATGTTTATCCAACATCTTATACAGATACCAGAATTTGAAACAGCACCACAGGTATGACACTTCTTTAATGAAACTTTGATTGGTTTTGCATGTTTCGATGTAAGGACAGTTTTCACAGCTTGTGGGCTTAGCTTCACTGTCTGCAGCATTTGAACAGCTTGCACTGCAAGGGTTATTTTCACCACTTCCTCCTTACAGTAGCTCTCCAGTTGCATCTTCAATTCTAACATAGATTTTTTCACCCTCCCAAAGTCACAGCCTGGGTTGATAGTGGTGGTAGACAGTACTTCAGACAAAGGAGGGTTGGAATGGTCTTTGTACCTCTGGAGGAAATCTATGGGattctctgtgtgtgagagctgctccagctcagagTCTCTCCTCCATAGCTCAGCCACTTCCTGCTCCAGTCGCTCCAGGAGTTCTTCAGCCCGACTCACTTCAACCTTCTcctgggctctgatcagctccttcacctcagagcgccttccCTCAATGGAGCGAATCAGCTCGATAAAGATCCTTTCACTGTCCAGCACGGCTGTCTGTGCAGAATGTTTAAGTGACATTATAGCTTTTTGGAACTTCTTAATCTCCCCCAGTTTatcttttattttctgttgaagtGTTTCCTGTTTCAATTTCACATGATTTTGTTTCTCATTTCTTTCTGCTGCAGCTGAGACTGTATCATgacctttatgttcatccattgtacacagatagcagatacactgctgatcggtacggCAGTAAATCTCCAGCAGTTTatcatgatgagagcagatcttctgCTGTAGTTGTGTGGAgactttgaccagcttgtgcttcttgaagGCAGCAGATTCACGGTGAGgctggaggtgagtctcacagtaagaagCCAGACACACAAGACAGGACTCGACAGCTTTGGATTTTCTCCCAGTGCAGACGTCAAACTCCACATCCTCAGGTCCAGCATAATAGTGAGCAGGAGGAGCAGCTTGGAGTCCTGTCTTCAATTTCTCCACCAATTCAGCCAGCATTGTGTTTCTGTTTAGAACAGGCCTTGGGAAGAAGGTCTGTCTGCACTGGGGACATTTGTAGACTCCCCTCtgatcatcctgatcccagcagccctcaatacaatccatacagtagctgtgtccacagggaatTGCCACCGGATCTTTCAATATGTCCAGACA
This window harbors:
- the LOC121532976 gene encoding tripartite motif-containing protein 29-like — protein: MAAANISVARDQFCCSICLDILKDPVAIPCGHSYCMDCIEGCWDQDDQRGVYKCPQCRQTFFPRPVLNRNTMLAELVEKLKTGLQAAPPAHYYAGPEDVEFDVCTGRKSKAVESCLVCLASYCETHLQPHRESAAFKKHKLVKVSTQLQQKICSHHDKLLEIYCRTDQQCICYLCTMDEHKGHDTVSAAAERNEKQNHVKLKQETLQQKIKDKLGEIKKFQKAIMSLKHSAQTAVLDSERIFIELIRSIEGRRSEVKELIRAQEKVEVSRAEELLERLEQEVAELWRRDSELEQLSHTENPIDFLQRYKDHSNPPLSEVLSTTTINPGCDFGRVKKSMLELKMQLESYCKEEVVKITLAVQAVQMLQTIQVGR